A region from the Candidatus Falkowbacteria bacterium genome encodes:
- the rpsE gene encoding 30S ribosomal protein S5: MNRGRREEIIEEFEQKIVDLARVTRVMAGGKRMRFRACVVVGNKKGKVGIGLAKGLDVTAAISKAATQAKKNLVEVPIVNDTIPHAITHKLGAAEILFKPASKGRGIIAGGAVRMVLELSGIKNITCKTLGTSNKVNNAKCVSDALANLKKPAKKAKIEMKKEAVPVTEAVAESAK, encoded by the coding sequence ATGAATCGCGGCCGTCGTGAGGAAATCATCGAGGAATTCGAGCAGAAGATAGTCGATTTGGCCCGCGTTACCCGCGTTATGGCCGGCGGCAAGAGAATGCGTTTCCGAGCTTGTGTGGTTGTCGGCAACAAGAAGGGCAAAGTCGGCATCGGTTTGGCCAAAGGCCTCGATGTGACTGCAGCTATTTCCAAGGCAGCGACCCAGGCCAAGAAGAATCTGGTCGAAGTGCCGATTGTCAACGACACCATCCCTCATGCCATCACTCATAAGCTGGGTGCAGCCGAAATCCTGTTCAAGCCGGCTTCTAAAGGCCGCGGTATCATTGCTGGCGGCGCTGTCCGCATGGTTTTGGAGCTTTCCGGCATCAAGAACATCACTTGTAAGACTTTGGGCACTAGCAACAAGGTGAATAACGCCAAGTGCGTTTCCGATGCCTTGGCCAATTTGAAGAAACCGGCCAAAAAGGCTAAAATTGAAATGAAGAAGGAGGCTGTTCCGGTCACTGAAGCCGTAGCCGAATCTGCTAAATAG
- the rplO gene encoding 50S ribosomal protein L15: MLSLSNLKPNKGATKKRKRVGRGNASGHGTYSTRGLKGQKSRSGVSGLKRLGMKPMLLNLPKKRGFTSLQDKDQVVNLTAINRHFKEGGKVTPNTLLKAGLIENASKSVKILGQGQLSLKNLELVNLKVSATAKAQLEKLGGKVITK, translated from the coding sequence ATGTTGAGTTTAAGCAATTTGAAGCCGAATAAGGGCGCAACCAAGAAGCGCAAACGCGTCGGACGCGGTAACGCCTCCGGACACGGCACCTATAGTACTCGCGGTCTGAAGGGTCAGAAATCCCGTTCGGGCGTTTCCGGCCTGAAGAGGCTCGGCATGAAGCCGATGCTTTTGAACCTGCCTAAGAAGCGCGGCTTTACTTCGCTTCAGGACAAGGATCAGGTCGTCAATCTGACGGCCATCAACCGCCACTTCAAAGAAGGCGGCAAGGTAACCCCTAACACCCTCCTCAAGGCGGGCCTGATTGAGAATGCAAGCAAATCTGTCAAAATTTTGGGACAGGGCCAGCTTTCCCTTAAAAATCTGGAGTTAGTGAACCTGAAAGTCAGCGCGACCGCTAAAGCGCAACTAGAAAAGCTTGGCGGCAAGGTTATTACCAAATAG
- the secY gene encoding preprotein translocase subunit SecY: protein MNKLIQIWKARDLRNNILYVLGMLVIFRMAAHVPVPGVDVKELQAFMNSNQILGLMNLFSGGGMENFSVIMMSVGPYITASIIFQLLGMIIPSLEEMNKEEAGRQKINMWTRWLTVPMAVLQGYGMITILRQSNRDIITATNPFDIFVMLLTITAGTVFVMWLGELISEKKVGNGISLIIFAGIVARIPVSLQQIMVNFDQSQLFTLLWFLAIAITTIIGVVIISEGQRNVPVQYAKQMRGNRMFGGSTSHLPLRVNMAGVIPIIFAVSVVLFPPMVAQFFIQAKTQFIANAAQWVYQIFQNQLFYAVIYFILVFAFTFFYTEVVFHPSQIAENLQKQGGFIPGIRPGRPTAEYLAQTTYKIILAGALFLSIIAILPLIMRYFTNIQSLAIGGTSLLIVVSVVIETVKQIESQLTMREYEGV, encoded by the coding sequence ATGAATAAGCTTATCCAAATTTGGAAGGCCAGAGACTTGAGGAACAACATCCTTTATGTTTTGGGCATGTTGGTCATATTCCGCATGGCTGCCCACGTTCCAGTTCCGGGAGTCGATGTCAAGGAATTGCAGGCATTCATGAATTCGAACCAGATTCTCGGTCTCATGAATCTCTTTTCCGGCGGCGGCATGGAGAACTTCTCCGTCATCATGATGAGCGTCGGTCCGTACATCACCGCTTCGATCATCTTCCAGCTTTTGGGCATGATCATTCCTTCTTTGGAAGAAATGAACAAGGAAGAGGCGGGACGGCAGAAAATCAATATGTGGACCCGCTGGCTGACCGTACCGATGGCTGTTCTACAGGGCTATGGCATGATCACTATCTTGCGCCAGTCTAACCGCGATATCATCACCGCAACCAATCCTTTCGATATTTTCGTCATGCTGCTCACTATCACCGCCGGCACCGTCTTCGTGATGTGGCTCGGTGAGCTGATCAGCGAAAAGAAGGTTGGCAACGGAATTTCCTTGATCATCTTCGCTGGCATCGTCGCCCGCATCCCGGTCTCTTTGCAGCAGATCATGGTCAATTTCGACCAGTCGCAGCTGTTCACCTTGCTGTGGTTCCTGGCTATCGCCATAACCACCATTATCGGTGTTGTCATCATCAGCGAGGGCCAGCGCAACGTGCCGGTGCAATACGCCAAGCAGATGCGAGGTAACCGGATGTTCGGCGGTTCGACCAGCCACTTGCCTTTGCGAGTGAACATGGCCGGCGTCATCCCGATCATCTTCGCTGTTTCAGTCGTGCTGTTCCCGCCGATGGTCGCCCAGTTCTTCATCCAGGCCAAGACCCAGTTCATCGCCAACGCAGCCCAGTGGGTCTATCAGATATTCCAGAACCAGCTGTTCTATGCCGTAATCTATTTCATTCTGGTCTTCGCCTTCACTTTCTTTTATACCGAAGTCGTTTTTCATCCGAGCCAGATCGCTGAGAATTTGCAGAAGCAAGGCGGCTTCATTCCTGGCATCCGCCCGGGACGTCCGACTGCCGAGTATCTCGCTCAGACTACCTATAAGATCATCCTGGCTGGCGCTCTATTCTTGAGCATCATCGCCATTCTGCCTTTGATCATGCGCTACTTTACCAATATCCAGTCATTGGCCATCGGCGGCACCAGCTTGCTGATCGTCGTATCGGTCGTTATCGAGACGGTCAAGCAGATCGAGTCGCAGCTGACCATGCGCGAATACGAAGGAGTTTAA
- a CDS encoding nucleoside monophosphate kinase, whose translation MQKKYFIVFGPPGSGKGTQVKLLAERLNLPAISTGDLLRTEIDRGTPIGLSVKALLAKGRLVSDEIVGELLLKRLRRKDTAAGVIFDGYPRRLSQQEFLLGHLSTKKPEPSIVPLLIDVSDEEVVRRISGRRACLCGAVYHVASKPPKEDGKCDRCAGKLFIRDDDKPSVVKSRLRTYHKESAKILSYWRKQGFLIEINGEQPIKKVDGELMRKLKKYI comes from the coding sequence ATGCAAAAGAAATATTTCATCGTTTTCGGACCTCCCGGATCAGGCAAGGGAACCCAGGTCAAACTGCTTGCCGAACGCCTCAACTTGCCGGCCATCTCGACCGGCGATTTGTTGCGCACGGAGATAGATAGAGGCACGCCGATCGGGCTGTCAGTCAAGGCGCTCCTGGCTAAAGGCAGGCTGGTTTCCGACGAGATCGTCGGTGAACTCTTGCTGAAACGCCTGCGCCGGAAGGATACGGCAGCCGGTGTCATCTTCGACGGTTATCCTCGGCGACTGAGCCAGCAGGAATTCCTGCTCGGCCATTTGTCAACCAAGAAACCTGAGCCATCGATCGTGCCTTTGCTGATCGACGTCAGTGACGAAGAGGTGGTGCGGCGCATTAGCGGACGGCGCGCTTGCTTGTGCGGCGCCGTCTATCATGTCGCCAGCAAGCCTCCCAAAGAAGATGGCAAATGTGACCGCTGCGCCGGCAAGCTGTTCATTCGCGACGATGACAAGCCGTCCGTAGTCAAATCACGCCTTCGCACCTATCACAAGGAAAGCGCCAAGATCCTTTCTTATTGGCGCAAGCAGGGATTCTTGATCGAGATCAACGGCGAGCAACCGATTAAGAAAGTCGATGGCGAGTTGATGCGCAAACTGAAGAAATATATATGA
- the map gene encoding type I methionyl aminopeptidase encodes MIIIKTEAEIAKIGEGGKILSLILKKVAESAKPGTTTAELEKLACELIDQAGGRPAFKGYCPVPQGRPYPTALCISINHQVVHAPALPARAIFDGDIVSIDIGMEYPARNGYFTDMAVTFGVGKIGARAQKLIEATKQSLELAIKKVKPGASIYDIGRAVEDYVVSQGFSVVRDLVGHGVGKAVHEEPQIPNFPIEANKRILLKPGMVIAIEPMVNMGRHEVVTGPDGMSIDTADESLSAHFEHTVAVTKTGNLVLTR; translated from the coding sequence ATGATTATCATAAAAACCGAAGCTGAAATCGCCAAGATAGGCGAAGGTGGCAAGATCTTGTCACTCATTCTAAAGAAGGTTGCAGAATCAGCTAAGCCCGGAACTACCACGGCCGAGTTGGAGAAGCTGGCCTGCGAGTTGATCGATCAGGCCGGAGGCCGCCCAGCATTCAAAGGTTACTGTCCCGTGCCGCAAGGAAGGCCCTATCCCACAGCCTTGTGCATTTCCATCAATCATCAGGTCGTCCACGCCCCGGCTTTGCCGGCGCGCGCTATTTTCGATGGCGACATCGTCAGTATCGACATCGGCATGGAATATCCGGCTCGGAACGGTTACTTTACAGACATGGCGGTGACATTCGGCGTGGGCAAGATCGGTGCTAGGGCGCAGAAATTGATCGAAGCGACCAAGCAATCGCTCGAGCTGGCAATCAAGAAGGTGAAGCCAGGCGCCAGTATCTACGACATCGGACGGGCAGTAGAAGACTATGTGGTTTCGCAAGGTTTTTCCGTGGTGCGCGACTTGGTAGGGCATGGCGTAGGCAAGGCGGTGCACGAAGAGCCTCAGATCCCTAATTTTCCGATCGAGGCCAACAAACGCATTCTGCTCAAGCCGGGCATGGTAATCGCGATCGAACCGATGGTCAACATGGGCCGGCATGAGGTCGTGACCGGTCCCGACGGCATGAGCATCGACACTGCTGATGAAAGTCTGTCGGCCCACTTCGAACATACCGTTGCCGTCACCAAGACAGGCAATCTGGTTCTGACAAGATAA
- the ruvX gene encoding Holliday junction resolvase RuvX — translation MERYLGIDYGTKRIGLALGDSLTKLATPFKVVSTLADIVAVIKEEDIEHLVVGLPLTMRKEKGEMHEKVQEFISDLSDLTGLPIEQVDERLSSKAGDALVGGKKDKAPRDAIAAMLILQSFFDKHA, via the coding sequence ATGGAAAGGTATTTAGGTATCGATTACGGCACGAAAAGGATCGGCTTGGCATTGGGTGACAGCCTGACTAAGCTCGCCACTCCTTTCAAAGTCGTAAGCACTCTGGCTGACATAGTTGCGGTGATCAAGGAAGAGGATATCGAACATCTGGTGGTGGGGCTTCCTTTGACTATGCGCAAGGAAAAAGGAGAGATGCATGAAAAGGTTCAAGAATTCATTTCTGATCTGTCTGACTTGACCGGCTTGCCGATCGAGCAGGTCGATGAAAGGCTTTCCAGCAAGGCTGGCGATGCGCTAGTCGGCGGCAAGAAGGATAAAGCGCCGCGAGACGCGATTGCGGCGATGCTGATTTTACAAAGTTTTTTCGACAAACATGCCTGA
- the recO gene encoding DNA repair protein RecO: MIEETYRIKAIVLKRQPFREHDLLITAYSPEKGKQALIARGARKFRSKIAAHVEPFCFIDCMVVRGKTHDYMGSALSSNCLVGIKSDFDRVEAASRVCRFFDKTIKEGQPDITLFVELRDILALIDGVQHAEDAALWADLSIFRLLSRTGYEPDLHRCVFCGSKPDAEGIMLDQAKNGIVCQRCAGQAKGLTISENAVKLLRLANELEISRFRNLKVDRSLALEISLITTRLMEQ; encoded by the coding sequence ATGATCGAAGAGACTTACCGCATCAAGGCTATCGTCCTGAAGCGCCAACCATTCCGCGAACATGACCTTCTGATTACGGCTTACAGCCCGGAAAAAGGGAAGCAGGCGCTGATTGCACGAGGGGCTAGGAAATTCCGCTCAAAAATAGCGGCTCATGTCGAGCCGTTTTGTTTTATCGATTGCATGGTGGTCAGGGGCAAGACTCATGACTATATGGGCAGTGCTCTGAGCAGCAATTGCCTGGTCGGGATAAAATCCGATTTTGACAGGGTTGAGGCGGCGAGTCGGGTGTGCCGATTTTTTGATAAGACTATAAAGGAGGGGCAGCCAGACATCACGCTTTTTGTCGAGCTGCGCGACATCTTGGCTTTGATTGACGGCGTCCAGCATGCCGAGGACGCCGCCCTCTGGGCCGATCTGTCGATTTTCCGGCTGCTTTCCCGGACCGGATACGAGCCGGATTTGCATAGGTGCGTTTTTTGCGGGTCTAAACCGGATGCCGAGGGCATCATGTTGGACCAGGCGAAAAATGGCATAGTCTGTCAGCGGTGCGCTGGCCAGGCCAAGGGCTTGACAATATCTGAAAATGCTGTTAAATTGCTAAGATTAGCCAATGAACTGGAAATCAGCCGATTCCGCAACTTAAAAGTTGACCGGAGTCTGGCATTAGAAATATCGCTCATTACAACACGGCTCATGGAGCAGTGA
- a CDS encoding histidine phosphatase family protein, producing the protein MKTGPYDPQISGKTKYASVAALTRQEYDPPLDEAKVSACLDKPGIDRLHDVAAVFCSDLLRTKQTADFLVRQKIVNNKASVTASSLLREIRFDVATVCSEEDYAQRGSDAVRQGFIDGFISDSLLESRNEIKARCDQLLAHMRQETNDTLFISHTFFLKIFLIYLEQPSLFEQPSIISEFIDPRKRIMKFCEQIFLP; encoded by the coding sequence ATGAAAACCGGGCCTTACGACCCGCAAATATCCGGAAAAACCAAGTACGCTAGCGTAGCGGCTTTGACGCGCCAAGAATACGATCCGCCACTGGACGAAGCTAAGGTCAGCGCCTGCCTCGACAAGCCAGGCATCGACCGGCTCCATGACGTTGCTGCGGTTTTCTGTTCAGACCTTCTGCGCACGAAACAGACCGCTGACTTCCTTGTGCGCCAAAAGATCGTCAACAACAAGGCTTCAGTTACTGCCTCCTCCCTGCTCCGCGAGATACGCTTCGATGTCGCCACCGTCTGCTCCGAAGAAGACTACGCCCAGCGAGGCAGCGATGCCGTACGCCAAGGTTTCATCGATGGTTTTATCAGCGATTCGCTTCTTGAATCAAGAAACGAAATCAAAGCGCGTTGCGACCAACTGCTCGCCCATATGCGGCAAGAGACGAACGATACCCTATTCATTTCCCACACCTTTTTTCTCAAAATATTCCTAATTTATCTTGAGCAGCCATCACTGTTCGAGCAGCCATCGATCATCTCCGAATTCATTGACCCGCGGAAACGCATCATGAAGTTCTGTGAGCAAATATTTCTTCCGTAA